One Burkholderia thailandensis E264 genomic window carries:
- a CDS encoding IS5 family transposase (programmed frameshift), whose protein sequence is MEISEAQFKQIEHCLPRQRGNVSLSNLQVLNAILYVAEHGCKWRGLPPRFGRWHTIYTRMNRWSRNGVLDRVFTELQRAQIIRVRIEAVSLDSTIVKVHPDGTGAFKKNGPQAIGKSRGGWTTKIHMVAADARTAITFALSPGQAGDAPQGRALLERLGPPNRPLHLLMDKAYEGNETRQLALDLGFIPVVPPLSTRVEPWEYDREMYKRRNEVERLFRRLKGFRRIFSRFDKLDLMFIAFINFALIIEALR, encoded by the exons ATGGAAATCTCCGAAGCCCAATTCAAGCAGATCGAACATTGCCTGCCGCGACAGCGTGGCAATGTGAGCCTGTCGAACCTGCAAGTGCTCAACGCGATCCTTTATGTGGCCGAGCACGGATGTAAATGGCGCGGCCTGCCACCACGTTTCGGCCGCTGGCACACGATCTACACGCGCATGAACCGTTGGTCTCGCAACGGTGTACTGGACCGAGTGTTCACGGAGTTGCAGCGCGCGCAGATCATTCGCGTTCGGATTGAAGCGGTATCGCTGGATAGCACGATCGTGAAGGTTCATCCTGACGGCACCGGTGCGT TTAAAAAAAATGGACCTCAAGCCATCGGCAAGTCTCGCGGAGGATGGACAACCAAGATTCATATGGTTGCCGCGGATGCTCGAACAGCCATAACGTTCGCACTGTCGCCCGGTCAAGCCGGCGATGCGCCGCAGGGACGTGCACTGCTCGAACGCCTGGGGCCGCCGAATCGGCCGCTGCACCTGCTGATGGACAAGGCGTACGAAGGTAACGAAACCCGACAACTCGCGCTCGATCTCGGCTTCATCCCGGTCGTCCCTCCGTTGAGTACGCGCGTCGAGCCTTGGGAATACGACCGGGAAATGTACAAGCGTCGTAACGAAGTCGAGCGGCTGTTCCGTCGATTGAAGGGTTTTCGTCGCATCTTCTCGCGCTTCGACAAACTCGACTTGATGTTCATTGCCTTTATCAACTTCGCCCTGATTATCGAAGCCCTTCGATAG
- a CDS encoding amino acid aminotransferase encodes MFEHIPAYPGDPILSLFQAFQRDPEPRKVNLSIGLYYDENDAVPVLDSVRAAAAQWAGRHDAHTYLPMEGMADYRRALQSLVFGASSAALRDKRIATVQTVGGSGALRLGADLLKRYFPDSAVWIGDPTWDNHRVLFAAAGLDVHTYPYYDAATNGVRFDAMMATLDTLPARAIVLLQPCCHNPTGIDLSREQWREIAALCDRRGLIPFLDIAYQGFGDGLDDDAWPIRAMTDAGLPVFVSNSFSKNFSLYGERCGGLSIACANEREAAQVLTQIQAGVRRVYSSPPLHGARLVSTVLNDPALARQWERDVAAMRERIRRMRTALASRLAALVPGASFDYLAEQRGMFSYTGLAPDEVDALREHDGVYLLRSGRACIAGLSDANVDYVANAIAAVLKARRLRVAA; translated from the coding sequence ATGTTCGAACACATTCCCGCGTATCCCGGCGACCCGATCCTGTCGCTGTTCCAGGCGTTCCAGCGCGATCCCGAGCCGCGCAAGGTCAATCTGAGCATCGGCCTTTACTACGACGAAAACGACGCCGTGCCGGTGCTCGACAGCGTGCGCGCGGCGGCGGCGCAATGGGCCGGGCGGCACGACGCGCACACGTATCTGCCGATGGAAGGCATGGCCGACTACCGGCGCGCGCTGCAATCGCTCGTGTTCGGCGCAAGCAGCGCCGCGTTGCGCGACAAGCGGATCGCGACCGTGCAGACGGTGGGCGGCTCCGGCGCGCTGCGCCTCGGCGCGGATCTGCTCAAGCGCTATTTCCCCGACAGCGCGGTCTGGATCGGCGATCCGACGTGGGACAACCACCGCGTGCTGTTCGCCGCGGCGGGCCTCGACGTGCACACGTATCCGTACTACGACGCGGCGACGAACGGCGTGCGCTTCGACGCGATGATGGCGACGCTCGACACGCTGCCCGCGCGCGCGATCGTGCTATTGCAGCCGTGCTGCCACAACCCGACCGGCATCGACCTGTCGCGCGAGCAGTGGCGCGAGATCGCCGCGCTGTGCGACCGGCGCGGGCTGATCCCGTTTCTCGACATCGCGTATCAAGGCTTCGGCGACGGCCTCGACGACGATGCATGGCCGATCCGCGCGATGACCGACGCGGGCCTGCCCGTGTTCGTGAGCAACTCGTTCTCGAAGAATTTCTCGCTGTACGGCGAACGCTGCGGCGGGCTGTCGATCGCGTGCGCGAACGAGCGCGAGGCGGCGCAGGTGCTCACCCAGATCCAGGCGGGCGTGCGCCGCGTCTATTCGAGCCCGCCGCTGCACGGCGCGCGCCTCGTGTCGACCGTGCTGAACGACCCGGCGCTCGCGCGGCAGTGGGAGCGCGACGTCGCCGCGATGCGCGAGCGGATCAGGCGGATGCGCACGGCGCTCGCCTCGCGGCTCGCGGCGCTCGTGCCCGGCGCGTCGTTCGACTATCTCGCCGAGCAGCGCGGAATGTTCAGCTACACGGGCCTCGCGCCCGACGAGGTCGATGCGCTGCGCGAGCACGACGGCGTCTACCTGCTGCGCTCCGGCCGCGCGTGCATCGCGGGGCTGAGCGACGCGAACGTCGACTATGTCGCGAACGCGATCGCCGCGGTGCTGAAGGCTCGGCGCCTGCGCGTCGCGGCGTGA
- a CDS encoding porin, which yields MNRFGATTWPVAIGLALSGPAFAQSSVTLYGIVDQSVRYTTHANAANDSAVQMANGAITNSRWGMKGAEDLGGGLKAIFRLENGFEPQSGQADGARLFGRYAYVGLSGRFGTIELGRQTTEGFNLFGDLDPLAIGNYTANMWPYFLTQGYANNVASYANTLGGLAVGASYGFGGVAGSMSRNAYWGVRSAYTHGALTIGAVYQQTRDADGRAQQMWGAAGRYAVGAATLFVGYLGGKDATGTIDRDDLNDPGRTVAYGSFADHPRYDTIGYAGAAYRIDPAITLTGAFYYDAIRNVNGIDGNGGKRWAGVLEAEYALSRATQLYASVDYNKVSGGGATEMPGRGDQTGVAVGLRHMF from the coding sequence ATGAACAGGTTTGGAGCAACGACATGGCCGGTCGCGATCGGCCTCGCACTATCGGGCCCGGCGTTCGCGCAAAGCTCGGTCACGCTGTATGGGATCGTCGATCAGAGCGTGCGCTACACGACGCACGCGAACGCCGCGAACGACAGCGCCGTGCAAATGGCGAACGGCGCGATCACGAACAGCCGCTGGGGCATGAAGGGCGCCGAGGATCTCGGCGGCGGCCTGAAGGCGATCTTCCGTCTCGAGAACGGCTTCGAGCCGCAATCGGGCCAGGCGGACGGCGCCCGCCTGTTCGGCCGCTACGCTTACGTCGGCCTGTCGGGCCGCTTCGGCACGATCGAGCTGGGCCGCCAGACGACCGAGGGCTTCAACCTGTTCGGCGACCTCGATCCGCTGGCGATCGGCAACTACACGGCGAACATGTGGCCGTACTTCCTCACGCAGGGCTACGCGAACAACGTCGCCAGCTATGCGAACACGCTCGGCGGCCTCGCGGTGGGCGCGAGCTACGGCTTCGGCGGCGTCGCGGGCAGCATGAGCCGCAACGCTTACTGGGGCGTGCGATCCGCGTACACGCACGGCGCGCTGACGATCGGCGCCGTCTATCAGCAAACGCGCGACGCCGACGGCCGCGCGCAGCAGATGTGGGGCGCGGCGGGCCGCTACGCCGTCGGCGCCGCGACGCTGTTCGTCGGCTATCTCGGCGGCAAGGACGCGACGGGCACGATCGATCGCGACGACCTGAACGATCCCGGCCGCACGGTCGCATACGGCTCATTCGCCGATCACCCGCGCTACGACACGATCGGCTACGCGGGCGCCGCGTACCGGATCGATCCGGCGATCACGCTGACGGGCGCGTTCTATTACGACGCGATCCGCAACGTGAACGGCATCGACGGCAACGGCGGCAAGCGCTGGGCGGGCGTGCTCGAGGCGGAGTACGCACTGTCGCGGGCGACGCAGCTCTACGCGAGCGTCGATTACAACAAGGTGTCCGGCGGCGGCGCAACCGAGATGCCCGGCCGGGGCGATCAGACGGGCGTCGCGGTCGGCCTGCGGCACATGTTCTGA
- a CDS encoding MFS transporter yields MREQNASGNARSRIYRKVDIRILGFLAVCYITAYIDRINISFAKLAMQTDLGWSEAVYGLGAGIFFLGYMVFEVPSNLWLTRIGARLTLSRIMVLWGLTSAAMMFATDVTTFYVLRFLLGVFEAGFSPGMLFCLTRWYPQARMARAMAMLLCAGPVGAVIGGPVSTLIMTQLAGAHGLAGWQWLFLLEGLPAVLLGVMLFFTLSERPADAKWLSESEKAILLSELASAPRAASRHTAFREVLKDPRIYAMAFSYFAIICGLYAVSFWLPTLLRGAGVKNLLHIGALSALPYLAAIVAMQVIGWLSDKRGERRRHSAIALLLSAAALAGTVLAGDRFVVAMVALVAATALMYSSYAVFWAIPADYLKGDVAAGGIALINSIGLFGGFVSPTIIGWIKTATGSLQAGLMVMVGLFVSGAIVLLANRADANKWSAAAS; encoded by the coding sequence ATGAGAGAACAGAACGCTTCCGGAAACGCGCGCTCGCGAATCTATCGAAAGGTCGACATCCGCATCCTCGGGTTTCTCGCAGTCTGTTACATCACGGCCTACATCGATCGCATCAACATCAGTTTCGCGAAGCTCGCGATGCAGACGGACCTCGGATGGAGCGAGGCCGTGTATGGCCTGGGCGCCGGAATCTTCTTTCTCGGCTACATGGTGTTCGAGGTGCCGAGCAATCTGTGGCTGACCCGCATCGGCGCGCGGCTCACGCTGAGCCGCATCATGGTGTTGTGGGGCTTGACGTCGGCCGCGATGATGTTCGCCACCGACGTGACGACGTTCTACGTTTTGCGTTTTCTGCTCGGCGTGTTCGAGGCGGGTTTCAGCCCCGGCATGCTGTTCTGTCTGACCCGCTGGTATCCGCAGGCGCGCATGGCGCGCGCGATGGCGATGCTGTTGTGCGCGGGGCCGGTGGGCGCGGTGATCGGCGGGCCGGTATCGACGCTCATCATGACGCAGCTCGCGGGCGCCCATGGTCTGGCCGGCTGGCAGTGGCTGTTCCTGCTCGAGGGATTGCCCGCGGTGCTGCTCGGCGTCATGCTGTTCTTCACGCTGAGCGAGCGGCCGGCCGACGCGAAGTGGCTGAGCGAGAGCGAGAAGGCGATCCTGCTGAGCGAACTCGCCTCGGCGCCGCGCGCGGCGAGCCGGCACACCGCGTTTCGCGAGGTCCTGAAAGATCCACGAATCTATGCGATGGCGTTTTCCTATTTCGCGATCATCTGCGGCCTGTACGCGGTCAGCTTCTGGCTGCCGACGCTCCTGCGCGGCGCGGGCGTGAAGAACCTGCTGCACATCGGCGCGCTGAGCGCGCTGCCGTATCTCGCGGCGATCGTCGCGATGCAGGTGATCGGCTGGCTGTCCGACAAGCGCGGCGAGCGGCGCCGGCACAGCGCGATCGCGCTGCTGCTGAGCGCGGCCGCGCTCGCGGGCACCGTGCTCGCGGGCGACCGGTTCGTCGTCGCGATGGTCGCGCTCGTCGCGGCGACCGCGCTGATGTATTCGTCGTATGCGGTGTTCTGGGCGATTCCCGCCGATTACCTGAAGGGCGACGTCGCCGCGGGCGGCATCGCGCTCATCAATTCGATCGGCCTGTTCGGCGGCTTCGTGAGCCCGACGATCATCGGCTGGATCAAGACCGCAACGGGCAGCCTGCAGGCCGGGCTGATGGTGATGGTCGGGCTGTTCGTCTCGGGTGCGATCGTGCTGCTCGCGAACCGCGCCGACGCGAACAAATGGAGCGCCGCCGCATCATGA
- a CDS encoding FadR/GntR family transcriptional regulator has translation MNSLDSNHLLNPARAPARPLGDAAERRSLKASPRVQRVLDELVTRIVGGEYTSGLLPPQDVLARELGVPRSVMREVTRMLTARRMLHARTKAGTRLTPRSEWRLFDDHVMQWRMRIASDTDFLLDVAAMCDLIEPEAAAQVAVHSDETQRRAVRAAHAALRDALEPDALRRALELLHASIVEASRNQFIRQMAEVARAGVMAIDLDAATLQERNEAIRDAAAKLVAAIDGRDAHGARTAMIALRAAVNETSLDPA, from the coding sequence ATGAACTCCTTAGATAGCAACCACCTCCTGAATCCGGCGCGCGCGCCGGCAAGACCGCTCGGCGACGCGGCCGAGCGCCGCTCGCTGAAGGCGTCCCCGCGCGTGCAGCGCGTGCTCGACGAGCTCGTCACGCGCATCGTAGGCGGCGAATATACGTCCGGCCTGCTGCCGCCGCAGGACGTGCTCGCGCGCGAGCTCGGCGTGCCGCGCTCGGTGATGCGCGAGGTCACGCGCATGCTGACCGCGCGGCGAATGCTGCATGCGCGCACGAAAGCGGGCACGCGCCTCACGCCGCGCAGCGAATGGCGGCTCTTCGACGATCACGTGATGCAGTGGCGGATGCGGATCGCGTCGGACACGGATTTCCTGCTCGACGTGGCCGCGATGTGCGACCTGATCGAGCCGGAGGCGGCCGCGCAGGTGGCCGTGCATTCTGACGAAACGCAGCGCCGCGCGGTGCGCGCCGCGCATGCGGCGCTGCGCGACGCGCTCGAGCCCGATGCGCTGCGCCGCGCGCTCGAGTTGCTGCATGCGTCGATTGTCGAGGCGAGCCGCAATCAGTTCATCCGGCAGATGGCCGAAGTCGCCCGCGCGGGCGTGATGGCGATCGATCTCGACGCGGCGACGCTGCAGGAGCGCAACGAAGCGATTCGCGACGCGGCGGCGAAGCTCGTCGCGGCGATCGACGGCCGCGACGCGCACGGCGCGCGCACCGCGATGATCGCGCTGCGCGCGGCGGTCAACGAGACGAGCCTCGATCCGGCCTGA
- a CDS encoding type II secretion system F family protein: MENLNVMHILLLLGLFAIVVASVMATWLAFAPRGLARRLEQIGGAGAVAAGDSPAPPAVWVEKLAEISQPISKLSLPKSGWENSPLRLRLINAGWRSPSAAHLYFAAKTVLALALPAAAMPFLIGTAIADSPYSVSAMLVLIGAFGFYLPNAMLARRIASRQRMIIEDFPDALDLLTVCVEAGLGLDAALTKVADELRLRSPVVADELGLMLLEMRSGFTKEAALRNLALRTGAEDVDAFSAMLIQADRFGTSIGASLRVLSDTLRTQRRMRAEERAAKIALKLLFPLIFCIFPALLTVLLGPAFIHIYRTLLPTMAGG, translated from the coding sequence ATGGAAAACCTCAACGTCATGCATATCCTGCTGCTGCTCGGCCTGTTCGCGATCGTCGTCGCGAGCGTGATGGCCACGTGGCTCGCATTCGCGCCGCGCGGCCTCGCGCGGCGTCTCGAACAGATCGGCGGCGCCGGCGCGGTGGCGGCGGGCGACAGCCCGGCGCCGCCCGCCGTCTGGGTCGAGAAGCTCGCCGAGATCTCGCAGCCGATCTCGAAGCTGTCGCTGCCGAAGTCCGGCTGGGAAAACTCGCCGCTGCGGCTGCGCCTCATCAACGCGGGATGGCGCTCGCCGAGCGCCGCGCATCTGTATTTCGCCGCGAAGACCGTGCTTGCGCTCGCGCTGCCCGCGGCCGCGATGCCGTTCCTGATCGGCACCGCGATCGCGGACAGCCCGTATTCGGTATCGGCGATGCTCGTGCTGATCGGCGCATTCGGCTTCTATCTGCCGAATGCGATGCTCGCGCGCCGGATCGCGTCGCGGCAGCGGATGATCATCGAGGATTTTCCGGACGCGCTCGACCTGCTGACCGTATGCGTCGAAGCGGGGCTCGGCCTCGACGCGGCGCTGACGAAGGTCGCCGACGAGCTGCGGCTGCGCAGCCCGGTCGTCGCCGACGAGCTCGGGCTGATGCTGCTCGAGATGCGCTCGGGCTTCACGAAGGAAGCCGCGCTGCGCAATCTCGCGCTGCGCACGGGCGCCGAGGACGTCGACGCGTTCAGCGCGATGCTGATCCAGGCGGACCGTTTCGGCACGAGCATCGGCGCGTCGCTGCGCGTGCTGTCCGACACGCTGCGCACGCAGCGGCGGATGCGCGCCGAGGAGCGTGCGGCGAAGATCGCGCTGAAGCTGCTGTTTCCGCTGATCTTCTGCATCTTTCCCGCGCTGCTGACGGTGCTGCTCGGCCCCGCGTTCATCCATATCTACCGGACGCTGCTGCCGACGATGGCGGGCGGCTGA
- a CDS encoding M81 family metallopeptidase, with translation MKILVAGFRHESNTFAPSKATYASFAADGGRYPLSRGAEIGRLKGMNLPVAGALAALDDAGHVALPATWADATPSGRVDSVAFERIAGEIVDAAKRRDADGIYVDLHGAMATERYDDGEGELLRRLRETVGARVPIVASLDLHANVTQQMLDSADGLVTYRTYPHVDMAETGRRAVALLDALLGRRGRHRHFSSARRVPFLIPVNAMCTSLEPSKSLFRLLERLETGSVRSLSFAPGFPAADFPECGPTIWGYGADPVQLARAVDALYEHVVSAEAQWSVPFMSADDAVTEAIRIARRARKPVVIADTQDNPGAGGGSNTTGLLRALVRHRAPDAALGLFFDPAAACAAHAAGLGASVEITLGADSGLPFTGTFRVESLSNGRCHCNGPMLRGATFELGPTACLRIGDVRVVVTSARVQMTDRSFYRIAGIAPETMKILVNKSSVHFRADFDAIADCVLIAKAGGWMAADPADLRWTSLADGMRTSPCGAPFFGCGGRHAPHADGITGEMRL, from the coding sequence ATGAAGATCCTGGTCGCCGGATTCCGGCACGAGTCGAACACGTTCGCACCGAGCAAGGCGACCTACGCGAGCTTCGCGGCGGACGGCGGCCGCTATCCGCTGTCGCGCGGCGCCGAGATCGGCCGGCTCAAGGGCATGAACCTGCCCGTGGCGGGCGCGCTCGCGGCGCTCGACGATGCCGGCCACGTCGCGCTGCCCGCCACCTGGGCCGACGCGACGCCGTCGGGCCGCGTCGATTCGGTCGCGTTCGAGCGGATCGCGGGCGAGATCGTCGATGCCGCGAAGCGGCGCGATGCGGACGGCATCTATGTCGACTTGCACGGCGCGATGGCGACGGAGCGCTACGACGACGGCGAAGGCGAGCTGCTGCGCCGGCTGCGCGAGACGGTGGGCGCGCGCGTGCCGATCGTCGCGTCGCTCGATCTGCACGCGAACGTCACGCAGCAGATGCTCGACAGCGCGGACGGGCTCGTCACGTATCGCACGTATCCGCACGTCGACATGGCGGAGACCGGGCGCCGCGCGGTCGCGCTGCTCGACGCGCTGCTCGGCAGGCGTGGCCGCCACCGCCATTTCAGCAGCGCGCGGCGCGTGCCGTTCCTGATTCCGGTGAACGCGATGTGCACGTCGCTCGAGCCTTCGAAGAGCCTGTTCAGGCTGCTCGAGCGGCTGGAGACGGGCAGCGTGCGTTCGCTGTCGTTCGCGCCCGGCTTTCCGGCCGCGGACTTCCCCGAATGCGGGCCGACGATCTGGGGCTACGGCGCGGACCCCGTCCAGCTCGCGCGCGCGGTCGACGCGCTGTACGAGCACGTCGTGTCGGCCGAGGCGCAGTGGTCGGTGCCCTTCATGTCGGCGGACGATGCGGTGACGGAAGCGATCCGGATCGCGCGCCGCGCGCGCAAGCCGGTCGTGATCGCCGACACGCAGGACAATCCGGGCGCGGGCGGCGGCTCGAACACGACCGGGCTGTTGCGCGCGCTCGTCAGGCACCGCGCGCCCGACGCGGCGCTCGGGCTCTTCTTCGATCCGGCCGCCGCGTGCGCCGCGCATGCGGCGGGGCTCGGCGCGTCGGTCGAGATCACGCTCGGCGCGGACAGCGGGCTGCCGTTCACCGGGACGTTTCGCGTCGAGTCGCTGTCGAACGGCCGCTGCCATTGCAACGGCCCGATGCTCAGGGGCGCGACGTTCGAGCTCGGCCCGACCGCGTGCCTGCGGATCGGCGACGTGCGCGTCGTCGTCACGTCGGCGCGCGTGCAGATGACCGACCGGAGCTTCTATCGGATCGCGGGCATCGCGCCCGAGACGATGAAGATTCTGGTCAACAAGAGTTCCGTCCATTTTCGGGCGGATTTCGATGCGATCGCAGATTGCGTGCTGATCGCGAAAGCGGGCGGCTGGATGGCCGCCGACCCGGCCGACCTGCGCTGGACGTCGCTTGCCGACGGGATGCGCACGAGCCCTTGCGGCGCGCCGTTCTTCGGCTGCGGCGGGCGGCACGCGCCGCATGCGGACGGGATCACGGGAGAGATGCGGCTATAG
- a CDS encoding Lrp/AsnC family transcriptional regulator, producing MNLDRTDMRILRELESDGRISNQDLATSVALSPSACLRRVKLMEEQGVIEGYRCLIAPKRIGVAFEALVHVAMRPDIDDWHDSFVAAIQSWPEVVAAQVVTGESNYVLTVRARSLDHFSEFVMNKLHRARGVMSTNSSIVLATLKRDGSVLDLAGKPA from the coding sequence ATGAATCTGGACCGTACCGACATGCGCATCCTTCGCGAACTCGAAAGCGATGGGCGCATCAGCAATCAGGACCTCGCGACGTCTGTCGCGCTGTCGCCTTCCGCGTGCCTGCGGCGCGTGAAGCTGATGGAGGAGCAGGGCGTGATCGAGGGCTACCGGTGCCTGATCGCGCCGAAGCGCATCGGCGTCGCGTTCGAGGCGCTCGTGCACGTGGCGATGCGCCCCGACATCGACGACTGGCACGACTCCTTCGTCGCCGCGATCCAGTCGTGGCCGGAGGTCGTCGCCGCGCAGGTGGTGACGGGAGAATCGAACTATGTGCTGACCGTGCGGGCCCGCAGCCTCGATCACTTCTCCGAATTCGTGATGAACAAGCTGCACCGCGCGCGCGGCGTGATGTCGACGAATTCGAGCATCGTGCTCGCGACGCTCAAGCGTGACGGCTCCGTGCTCGATCTCGCGGGCAAGCCGGCCTAG
- a CDS encoding RidA family protein encodes MPELIPVDLPEPAQPFSWATRAHGLMFTAHGPVDATGAIAGGDIAQQARLTLSNLAAAVRAAGAQMRDVAQVLLYVADARDIPAIDAVYREFFDAPYPNRACVAVQGFAHPDMRIELVAHVALGRAAPG; translated from the coding sequence ATGCCCGAACTGATCCCCGTCGATCTTCCCGAACCCGCGCAACCGTTCTCGTGGGCCACGCGCGCGCACGGCCTGATGTTCACCGCGCACGGTCCCGTCGATGCGACGGGCGCGATCGCCGGCGGCGACATCGCGCAGCAGGCGCGTCTCACGCTGTCGAACCTCGCGGCGGCCGTGCGCGCGGCCGGCGCGCAGATGCGCGATGTCGCGCAGGTGCTGCTGTACGTCGCCGACGCACGCGACATCCCGGCCATCGACGCCGTCTATCGCGAGTTCTTCGACGCGCCCTACCCGAACCGCGCATGCGTCGCCGTGCAGGGCTTCGCGCATCCGGACATGCGCATCGAGCTCGTCGCGCACGTCGCGCTCGGCCGCGCGGCCCCAGGCTAA
- a CDS encoding amino acid permease has product MSSEEQFHAIAAREGGLRRTLSARQMTMIAIGGAIGTGLFLGSGFAIGFAGPSVLISYAIGALISLLLMGCLAEMTVAHPISGSFGAHAEHYLGPWAGFLVRYAYWACIVLAVGTEVTAVALYMKYWLPAVPGWIWIASFSAVLVCVNALSVDVFGSVEYGFSVVKIAAIVAFIAIGGYVVFVDPSLVADPNAGAPGLRHYFAHGGFFPKGLWGMWVAVIVSIFSYLSIEMIAVAAGEAQDPERAVTRAFRSTVIRLVLFYLVTLALMLAIVPWTAAGRDESPFVKVMIAIHLPGAAGVINFVVLIAALSAMNSQLYITTRMMFSLACAGHAPRGLGKLTSRGVPLNALLLSTAGIAIATLVSIVYPDASFTIMMAISMFGAMFTWTMIFVTHYFFRRKRAAQGLPPPRFRMPGFPFATLAGAALMLAIMATTYFTAEFHMTLVFGVPFLVALSVLYFARYRRRPQALAQAESLPR; this is encoded by the coding sequence ATGAGTTCGGAAGAGCAATTTCACGCGATCGCGGCCCGCGAAGGCGGGCTGCGTCGCACGCTGAGCGCCCGGCAGATGACGATGATCGCGATCGGCGGCGCGATCGGCACGGGCCTCTTTCTCGGCAGCGGCTTCGCGATCGGCTTCGCGGGGCCAAGCGTGCTGATCAGCTATGCGATCGGCGCGCTGATCTCGCTGCTGCTGATGGGCTGCCTCGCGGAGATGACGGTCGCGCATCCGATATCGGGCTCGTTCGGCGCGCACGCCGAGCACTACCTCGGCCCGTGGGCGGGCTTTCTCGTGCGCTACGCGTATTGGGCGTGCATCGTGCTCGCGGTCGGCACCGAAGTCACGGCCGTCGCGCTGTACATGAAATACTGGCTTCCGGCCGTGCCGGGCTGGATCTGGATCGCGAGCTTCTCGGCCGTGCTCGTGTGCGTCAACGCGCTGAGCGTCGACGTGTTCGGCTCGGTCGAATATGGGTTCTCGGTCGTCAAGATCGCGGCGATCGTCGCGTTCATCGCGATCGGCGGCTACGTCGTGTTCGTCGATCCGTCGCTCGTCGCGGACCCGAACGCGGGCGCGCCGGGCCTGCGCCACTACTTCGCGCACGGCGGCTTCTTCCCGAAAGGCCTGTGGGGAATGTGGGTCGCGGTGATCGTGTCGATCTTCAGCTACCTGAGCATCGAGATGATCGCGGTGGCCGCGGGCGAGGCGCAGGACCCGGAGCGCGCGGTCACGCGCGCGTTCCGCTCGACGGTGATCCGCCTCGTGCTGTTCTATCTCGTCACGCTCGCGCTGATGCTCGCGATCGTGCCATGGACCGCGGCCGGCCGCGACGAAAGCCCGTTCGTCAAGGTGATGATCGCGATTCATCTGCCGGGCGCGGCGGGCGTCATCAACTTCGTCGTCCTGATCGCCGCGCTCTCCGCGATGAACAGCCAGCTCTACATCACGACGCGGATGATGTTCAGCCTCGCGTGCGCGGGCCACGCGCCGCGCGGCCTCGGCAAGCTGACGAGCCGCGGCGTGCCGCTCAACGCGCTGCTGCTGTCGACGGCCGGCATCGCGATCGCGACGCTCGTGAGCATCGTCTACCCGGACGCGTCGTTCACGATCATGATGGCGATCTCGATGTTCGGCGCGATGTTCACGTGGACGATGATCTTCGTCACGCACTACTTCTTCCGCCGCAAGCGCGCGGCGCAGGGGCTTCCGCCGCCGCGCTTCCGGATGCCCGGCTTCCCGTTCGCGACGCTCGCCGGCGCCGCGCTGATGCTCGCGATCATGGCGACGACGTACTTCACGGCCGAGTTCCACATGACGCTCGTGTTCGGCGTGCCGTTCCTCGTCGCGCTGAGCGTGCTGTACTTCGCGCGCTATCGCCGCCGGCCGCAGGCGCTCGCGCAGGCCGAATCGCTGCCGCGTTAG